A part of Cryptococcus tetragattii IND107 chromosome 3, whole genome shotgun sequence genomic DNA contains:
- a CDS encoding thymidylate kinase, which produces MPTPTRGAFIVFEGLDRCGKSTQVDHLVQRLERQGCRARLQKFPDRTTQIGKMIDAYLQSKTEIDDHAIHLLFSANRWECSAAIRRDLASGITVIADRYAFSGIAFSAAKGLCFNFCLQPDAGLPLPDATLYLSLPPETAARRSAYGEERYESVFIQQAVRQQFKLVADEIKKRHGADKWIEIDADGTITDVEERVWSQISDVVEHANGSIGDLWSS; this is translated from the exons ATGCCTACTCCTACCCGAGGCGCCTTCATTGTCTTCGAAGGACTAGATCGTTGTGGAAAGTCAACACAAGTAGACCATCTAGTCCAACGTCTGGAGCGCCAGGGCTGCAGAGCACGCCTGCAGAAGTTCCCCG ATAGAACAACGCAAATAGGGAAAATGATCGACGCCTATCTACAATCCAAGACTGAAATAGATGACCATgccattcatcttctcttcagtGCCAACCGGTGGGAGTGCTC AGCAGCCATCAGGAGAGATCTAGCCAGTGGCATAACAGTCATCGCTGACCGTTACGCATTCTCGGGTATAGCCTTTTCAGCAGCCAAG GGTTTATGTTTTAATTTCTGCTTGCAACCGGATGCGGGACTCCCTCTTCCGGACGCAACACTCTATCTCTCCTTACCCCCAGAAACAGCGGCCAGGCGTTCCGCATATGGTGAAGAGCGTTATGAGTCTGTTTTTATTCAGCAAGCCGTTCGACAGCAGTTCAAACTTGTTGCCGATGAGATTAAAAAACGACATGGCGCTGACAAATGGATTGAGATCGACGCTGATGGGACAATCACGGATGTTGAAGAACGGGTATGGTCGCAGATCAGTGACGTTGTTGAACATGCAAACGGGAGCATTGGGGATCTTTGGTCAAGCTAG
- a CDS encoding 4-aminobutyrate transaminase → MSPRIATLLSRTIRTSTRSFASTSVNMSAPVRTSAQWSDFGREHVSHGLGRIKDHVIVKGEGLNLHTADGKKLLDFTAGIGVTNLGHCHPAVSKAAAEQINNLVHLQCSIAFHQPYLELIEKLLPVMPHSSLDQFFFWNSGSEAVEAAVKLTRKATGKQNVIVFQGAYHGRTMGSGSMTRSKPIYTQSTGPLMPGVIATPYPYWHSLGVSPSTSEEELVNIAKYQLDLLLRQQTSPKDVAAIFIEPVQGEGGYVPCPPAFLKHLREVCDKHGILLVVDEVQTGFFRTGKYFAVSSIPDFRPDVLVFAKGIANGFPLSGIASTKKLMDTLDVGSLGGTYAGNAVACAAGIAAQEIYASGEIEKNVAARSEQLFTALNKLASSEKTKHLIADVRGAGLMTAIEFRSASDPLTHEGLPEGAKIPKDIGKRVQAYCLEKDLLVLTTSCFDTIRFIPALVINEEEMKRAMDIFTEAVEKVALEA, encoded by the exons ATGTCCCCTCGAATCgccactcttctctctcgGACTATCCGCACCTCCACCAGGTCTttcgcctccacctccgtTAACATGTCTGCCCCTGTCCGCACTTCTGCTCAATGGTCTGACTTTGGCCGTGAACACGTCTCTCATGGTCTTGGTCGAATAAAGGACCATGTCATCGTCAAGGGTGAGGGCCTCAACCTTCATACCGCTGATGGCAAGAAGTTGCTCGACTTCACTGCAGGTATCGGAGTTACTAACCTTGGACA CTGCCACCCCGCGGTCTccaaggctgctgctgaacAGATCAACAACCTCGTTCACCTCCAGTGCTCCATCGCTTTCCACCAGCCCTATCTTGAACTCATTGAGAAGCTTCTCCCTGTTATGCCCCACTCCTCTCTTGaccagttcttcttctggaaCTCTGGTTCCGAGGCTGTTGAGGCTGCCGTCAAGCTCACCAGGAAGGCTACCGGCAAGCAGAACGTGATTGTCTTCCAGGGCGCTTACCACGGCCGAACCATGGGTTCCGGTTCCATGACCAGGTCTAAGCCCATCTACACCCAGAGCACCGGACCTTTGATG CCCGGCGTCATTGCCACCCCCTATCCATACTGGCACTCCCTTGGCGTTTCCCCTTCTACTTCAGAGGAGGAACTCGTCAACATCGCCAAGTACCAGcttgaccttctccttcgtcaGCAAACTAGCCCCAAGGATGTTGctgccatcttcattgAGCCCGTTCAGGGTGAGGG TGGTTACGTCCCTTGCCCTCCTGCCTTCTTGAAGCATCTTCGAGAGGTTTGCGACAAGCACGGTATCCTTCTCGTTGTCGATGAAGTTCAGACTGGTTTCTTCCGAACCGGCAAGTACTTTGCCGTCAGTTCCATTCCCGATTTCCGACCCGACGTCCTTGTCTTCGCTAAGGGTATCGCCAACGGTTTCCCCCTCTCCGGTATCGCCTCCACCAAGAAGCTCATGGATACTCTTGACGTTGGTTCTTTGGGTGGCACTTATGCCGGTAACGCTGTTGCCTGTGCCGCCGGTATCGCCGCTCAGGAAATCTATGCCTCTggtgagattgagaagaatGTTGCCGCTCGATCCGAGCAGCTCTTCACCGCCCTCAACAAGCTTGCCTCCTCCGAGAAGACCAAACACCTTATTGCTGATGTGCGAGGTGCTGGCCTCATGACTGCCATCGAATTCCGTTCTGCTTCCGACCCTCTTACTCATGAGGGATTGCCCGAGGGCGCCAAGATCCCCAAGGACATTGGCAAGAGGGTTCAGGCTTACTGTCTTGAGAAGGACTTATTGGTTCTTACCACCTCTTGCTTCGACACTATCAGATTCATTCCTGCTTTGGTCATCaacgaggaggagatgaagagggcgATGGACATTTTCACCGAGGCGGTTGAGAAGGTTGCCCTCGAGGCATAG
- a CDS encoding amidophosphoribosyltransferase translates to MLADEVYYLLLVSLRGRAPDGGAWRAGTGDVLVVQLIPLFPPAQNMCGIIGLLLHDPLATQTTLAGTELAEGLSLLQHRGQDAAGVVTCGSGGRFYQVKANGMVRDVFDEAAVAGLKGWMGIGHARYPTAGSSAHAEAQPFYVNSPYGICFAHNGNMVNTPALRQFLDVDAHRHINTDSDSELLLNILANNLQKTGKFRINEEDIFTAVGDLTKACVGAYACVAMIAGFGLVVFRDPNGIRPVGIATRKGARGGLDYLVASENIVAQGLGFNDWEDVKGGEAIIITREKVSRRQVAEPQVFSPDIFEYVYFARPDSTIDGISVYRSRMAMGEYLAETAKKELAKAGLSVDVVIPVPDTSRVAALQLAQHLGIPYREGFVKNRYVGRTFIMPGQTQRRKNVRRKLNAMPMEFADKVVMLVDDSIVRGTTSKEIVQMAKDVGAKKVVFASCAPPIRHSNVYGIDMPSPQELVAHGRTTEEIAEHIGVDLVIYQTLEDLVASCKQFNPSIEQFDCSVFTGEYVTGGVDDRYLEHLMRLRNDNAKAKKNQAAVEQSEVQLGCSGPMNGSDSLIGLPNHSPKIGPSAALSPNDTVGLHNSWFGS, encoded by the exons ATGTTGGCAGATGAAGTCTACTACTTATTACTGGTGTCACTACGAGGACGCGCGCCTGATGGTGGTGCCTGGAGGGCAGGCACGGGTGACGT atTGGTTGTCCAACTAATCCCCCTCTTTCCGCCCGCTCAAAACA TGTGCGGTATCATCGGTCTCCTCCTTCACGACCCTCTGGCCACGCAGACCACCCTTGCCGGCACAGAGCT TGCTGAGGGTCTTTCCCTTTTACAGCACCG TGGCCAGGACGCCGCTGGTGTCGTCACTTGCGGGTCGGGTGGTCGATTCTATCAGGTCAAGGCGAATGGTATGGTCAGGGATGTATTTGATGAGGCTGCCGTTGCTGGTCTCAAGGGCTGGATGGGTATCGGTCACG CTCGATACCCCACGGCGGGCAGTTCTGCTCATGCCGAGGCCCAGCCTTTCTATGTCAACTCTCCTTATGGAATCTGTTTCGCCCAC AACGGCAACATGGTCAACACCCCCGCTTTGAGACAGTTCCTTGATGTGGACGCTCACAGACATATCAACACCGACTCTGACtctgagcttcttctcaacatccttgCCAACAACCTTCAAAAGACTGGGAAGTTCCGTAtcaatgaggaagatatcTTCACTGCCGTCGGTGATCTTACCAAAGCCTGTGTCGGTGCCTACGCTTGTGTGGCCATGATTGCTGGGTTTGGTCTTGTGGTCTTTAGAGACCCCAACGGTATCCGACCTGTGGGCATTGCCACCAGGAAAGGTGCCCGGGGCGGACTTGACTATTTGGTCGCGAGTGAGAACATTGTTGCTCAGGGATTGGGTTTCAACGATTGGGAGGACGTCAAGGGTGGTGaggccatcatcatcacccgTGAAAAAGTCAGTCGTCGCCAAGTTGCCGAACCTCAAGTCTTCTCTCCCGACATTTTCGAGTATGTCTACTTTGCTCGACCCGACTCCACGATCGACGGTATCAGTGTCTACCGAAGCCGAATGGCCATGGGAGAGTACCTCGCTGAGacagccaagaaggagTTGGCCAAGGCTGGTTTATCTGTGGATGTGGTGATTCCTGTGCCCGACACCTCTCGAGTAGCCGCTTTGCAACTTGCTCAACATCTTGGAATCCCTTACCGAGAAGGGTTTGTCAAGAACCGTTATGTTGGTAGAACTTTCATCATGCCGGGGCAGACGCAGCG ACGCAAGAATGTTCGACGAAAGCTCAATGCCATGCCCATGGAGTTTGCTGACAAGGTTGTCATGCTTGTTGATG ATTCCATTGTTCGAGGCACCACCTCCAAAGAGATTGTGCAAATGGCCAAGGACGTGGGAGCCAAGAAGGTCGTTTTCGCATCCTGTGCGCCTCCTATCCG TCACTCGAACGTTTATGGTATCGACATGCCTTCACCCCAAGAGCTCGTCGCCCATGGCCGAACCACCGAAGAAATTGCCGAGCACATTGGCGTCGACCTCGTCATTTACCAAACTCTTGAAGACCTAGTTGCCTCGTGCAAGCAATTTAACCCTTCCATCGAACAATTCGACTGCTCCGTCTTTACCGGTGAATACGTGACTGGCGGTGTCGATGACAGATACCTCGAACATttgatgaggttgagaaaTGACAATGCTAAagccaaaaaaaatcaaGCTGCTGTTGAGCAGTCAGAAGTGCAGCTTGGCTGCAGCGGACCCATGAACGGATCCGACTCCCTTATTGGTTTACCCAACCATTCTCCCAAAATAGGGCCGTCTGCTGCACTTTCTCCCAACGATACTGTCGGTCTTCATAACTCTTGGTTTGGCTCATAG